A part of Kitasatospora acidiphila genomic DNA contains:
- a CDS encoding response regulator transcription factor, whose amino-acid sequence MIRILLAEDQHVVRGALVALLELEPDLEVVAQADSADDVVPRALVFTPDVAVLDIEMPGRSDGLQAAAALKEKLPGCRTLMLTSLGRPGLLRKALDAKVDGFLLKTVPPPELVAAIRQVASGGRVLDPTLAVAAWDLADNPLTPRENDVLRELAEGAEPPEIAARLHLSTGTVRNVLTAVVGKLNARNRTDAVRIARDAGWL is encoded by the coding sequence GTGATCAGAATCCTGCTGGCCGAGGACCAGCACGTGGTGCGCGGCGCACTCGTGGCGCTGCTGGAGCTGGAGCCCGATCTGGAGGTCGTGGCGCAGGCCGACTCGGCCGACGACGTGGTGCCGCGGGCGCTGGTCTTCACGCCCGATGTGGCGGTCCTCGACATCGAGATGCCGGGCCGGTCGGACGGCCTGCAGGCGGCTGCGGCGCTGAAGGAGAAGCTGCCGGGCTGCCGGACCCTGATGCTCACCTCGCTCGGCCGTCCCGGGCTGCTCCGCAAGGCCCTGGACGCGAAGGTGGACGGGTTCCTGCTGAAGACCGTTCCGCCACCGGAACTCGTCGCGGCGATTCGCCAAGTCGCCTCCGGCGGACGGGTATTGGATCCGACGCTGGCCGTCGCCGCCTGGGACCTGGCGGACAACCCGCTGACCCCACGGGAGAACGACGTGCTGCGGGAACTGGCCGAAGGCGCCGAACCGCCGGAGATCGCCGCGCGGTTGCACCTGTCGACCGGGACGGTGCGCAACGTACTGACCGCGGTGGTCGGCAAGTTGAACGCACGGAACCGGACGGACGCGGTGCGCATCGCCCGCGACGCCGGATGGCTGTGA
- a CDS encoding ABC transporter permease, whose product MSALDLTALRRACRAEWTKLRTEAGHGRLLLGLVLVTAGVGAAVSAGVRCPAAGCGQDQVRLSLAGVTVGQALVAITAVLLVGNEYGTGLIRTTFAAVPRRGTVLAAKAAVLSGTVLVVGGAAVLASVLAGRLVLPGSGYTAEHGYAPLSLADGPTLRAAAGSVVYLVLVALLALGVAAAVRDAAAAVGAVLALLYLFPLLSHVVTDPQLQRLLARIGPMPAGLAIQATTDLRHLPIGPWAGLGVLALWAAAMLLLGGTLLRLRDA is encoded by the coding sequence ATGAGTGCCCTCGACCTCACGGCGCTGCGGCGGGCCTGCCGCGCGGAGTGGACCAAGCTGCGCACCGAGGCGGGGCACGGCCGGCTGCTGCTCGGCCTGGTCCTGGTGACGGCGGGCGTCGGCGCGGCGGTGTCCGCAGGCGTCCGGTGCCCGGCGGCGGGCTGCGGCCAGGACCAGGTGCGGCTCAGCCTCGCCGGGGTGACGGTGGGTCAGGCGCTGGTCGCGATCACGGCGGTGCTGCTCGTCGGCAACGAGTACGGCACCGGTCTGATCCGCACCACGTTCGCGGCGGTGCCCCGGCGCGGCACGGTGCTCGCCGCGAAGGCCGCCGTGCTGAGCGGGACGGTTCTGGTGGTCGGCGGCGCCGCCGTGCTCGCCTCCGTCCTGGCGGGGCGGCTGGTGCTGCCGGGCAGCGGCTACACGGCCGAACACGGCTACGCCCCGCTCTCCCTCGCGGACGGCCCGACGCTGCGCGCGGCGGCGGGCTCGGTGGTCTATCTGGTGCTGGTCGCCCTGCTCGCCCTCGGCGTCGCCGCGGCGGTACGGGACGCGGCGGCCGCGGTCGGCGCCGTGCTGGCGCTGCTCTACCTGTTCCCGCTGCTCAGCCATGTCGTCACGGATCCGCAGCTGCAGCGGCTGCTGGCCCGGATCGGCCCGATGCCGGCGGGGCTGGCGATCCAGGCCACGACGGACCTGCGCCACCTCCCCATCGGCCCGTGGGCGGGCCTGGGCGTGCTGGCCCTCTGGGCGGCGGCCATGCTGCTCCTCGGTGGCACGCTGCTGCGGCTGCGCGACGCCTGA
- a CDS encoding sensor histidine kinase: MTGTAWRWGAALYLVFVALVAAPAAFAPPSAALLAGSAAVAMLAAALRRPPLGRPDLVTGGGAAAVLSLGVDVGYPGQRGLVLLWEPFELAALLVLTARVIRHGSARQAAVVGPALALAAVLLPLRFTLRMPTGAPLASVTGTALAIFPVACAVGVGLYLRARDGRRARAVQRARHEQRLEVARDLHDFVAHEVTGMLLEVQAARVGAYDEEQNRELLGRLEEAGRRALESVDRSVQALREPGDAATRVHGLADLSELVGRFTVGGRIEGRLDLPPQSAGSAPREIEDAAYRLVLEALTNIRRHAPGARHLEVVVRFVGGGLGVTVTNGGRRPGRITALPRRRHTGGTGLAALAERIEALGGRLTAGPHEGGWRVSGVLPLSS, translated from the coding sequence GTGACAGGCACGGCGTGGCGGTGGGGCGCGGCCCTGTACCTGGTGTTCGTGGCGCTGGTGGCCGCCCCGGCGGCCTTCGCGCCGCCGAGTGCGGCGCTGCTGGCGGGCAGCGCGGCGGTGGCGATGCTGGCCGCGGCGCTGCGCCGGCCGCCGCTGGGGCGCCCGGACCTGGTGACCGGCGGCGGCGCGGCGGCGGTGCTCTCGCTGGGCGTGGACGTGGGCTACCCGGGACAGCGCGGGCTGGTACTGCTCTGGGAGCCCTTCGAGTTGGCGGCGCTGCTGGTGCTGACCGCGCGGGTGATCCGGCACGGCAGCGCCCGGCAGGCCGCCGTGGTCGGCCCGGCGCTGGCACTGGCCGCCGTGCTGCTGCCGCTGCGCTTCACACTGCGGATGCCCACCGGGGCGCCGCTCGCCTCGGTGACGGGCACCGCGCTCGCCATCTTCCCGGTCGCCTGCGCCGTCGGCGTCGGGCTGTACCTGCGGGCCCGGGACGGGCGCCGGGCCCGCGCCGTGCAGCGGGCCCGGCACGAGCAGCGGCTCGAAGTCGCCCGGGATCTGCATGACTTCGTGGCCCACGAGGTGACCGGGATGCTGCTGGAGGTGCAGGCCGCCCGGGTCGGTGCGTATGACGAGGAGCAGAACCGGGAGCTGCTCGGACGGCTGGAGGAGGCCGGGCGGCGGGCCCTGGAGTCCGTGGACCGCAGCGTGCAGGCGCTGCGCGAGCCGGGCGACGCCGCCACCCGGGTGCACGGGCTGGCCGACCTGTCCGAGCTGGTCGGGCGGTTCACGGTCGGCGGGCGGATCGAGGGCCGGCTCGACCTGCCGCCGCAGTCGGCCGGCAGCGCGCCGCGCGAGATCGAGGACGCCGCCTACCGGCTGGTGCTGGAGGCGCTCACCAACATCCGCCGGCACGCACCCGGCGCGCGGCACCTGGAGGTGGTCGTGCGGTTCGTCGGGGGCGGCCTGGGGGTCACCGTGACCAACGGCGGCCGGCGGCCGGGCCGGATCACCGCGCTGCCGAGGCGCCGGCACACCGGGGGGACCGGCCTGGCCGCGCTGGCCGAACGGATCGAGGCGCTCGGCGGTCGGCTGACGGCGGGCCCGCACGAGGGCGGCTGGCGGGTCAGCGGGGTGCTGCCGCTGAGCAGCTGA
- a CDS encoding histidine kinase: MEGESGRDVAPRLARALVVAVAAALASAHLLKGLGRIPTAPVAGVAIAAACLALVALQLRHTRSTPVRGRGPGWAVAELAVAFLAVGPLGVSVGLLCLPAASLLLERRRLLLIMFGTGAVLVEALRSASVRDAVDLLLTVALGGVMLYAVTTLALLATRVHAARLTLAAAAVTDERLRIASSLRSELSQGLAEIHGLAVRQDPSALDRLIAVARRTLAAARATAAELRSLSLAPEAASARALLASAGIAADIRVGHREPLGPAGTVLATVLREAVTAVVRVGDARRCEVSTGERAGRVVLRVVNDGVPTAALGADVLDDLAARVRAVGGRLTAGLEPDGRFAVEATVAATPAPAAAADPPELRGALGLYHFLLAAFCVKALMFVPASDRGLGVACVLVFSAAQARFAFQDAALLRSPVGARLALLASAVLALLPLPWFGRNWIGAAGILAGSLLIVLPLRAGAALAAVLAVAAGVISGHGAGAVLLAAVNMLITCVVVYGVLRLVRLVRELQQAGAGLARAAVVTERLRAARDLHDLLGHGLAAILLKAELARRLADTDTGRCRAELTDIVSLAERGQAELGAVAGDSPRLSFGTELASAAAVLEAAAITVELEDAPVPPGAGAVLSVVLREAVTNILRHSSARHARIAASVAGDRVRLEVENDGAPDGVTAPGSGIGGLTVRVTEAGGTLAAGPDDGWYLLRADLPLN, translated from the coding sequence GTGGAGGGGGAATCCGGCAGGGACGTCGCGCCGCGTCTGGCACGCGCCCTGGTGGTTGCCGTGGCCGCCGCGCTGGCCTCGGCGCACCTGCTCAAGGGGCTGGGACGGATACCGACGGCCCCGGTCGCCGGTGTCGCGATAGCCGCGGCCTGCCTGGCCCTGGTGGCGCTGCAGCTCCGGCACACCCGCTCCACCCCGGTGCGGGGGCGCGGGCCGGGCTGGGCGGTCGCGGAGCTGGCGGTCGCCTTCCTCGCGGTCGGCCCGCTGGGCGTGTCGGTCGGCCTGCTCTGCCTGCCCGCCGCCTCGCTGCTGCTGGAGCGCCGCCGGCTGCTGCTGATCATGTTCGGCACCGGCGCCGTGCTGGTCGAGGCCCTGCGGTCGGCAAGCGTCCGCGACGCCGTCGACCTGCTGCTGACCGTCGCACTCGGCGGCGTCATGCTGTACGCCGTCACCACCCTGGCACTGCTGGCGACCCGGGTGCACGCCGCCCGGCTCACCCTCGCGGCCGCCGCGGTCACCGATGAGCGGCTGCGCATCGCGTCCAGCCTGCGCAGCGAGCTGTCCCAGGGCCTGGCGGAGATCCACGGCCTGGCCGTCCGACAGGACCCGTCGGCCCTGGACCGGTTGATCGCGGTGGCGCGCCGGACGCTGGCTGCCGCCCGCGCCACCGCCGCGGAGCTGCGCAGCCTCTCGCTGGCCCCGGAGGCGGCGAGTGCCCGGGCGCTGCTGGCGTCCGCCGGTATCGCGGCCGACATCCGCGTCGGGCACCGCGAGCCGCTCGGGCCGGCCGGGACGGTGCTGGCGACGGTGCTGCGCGAGGCGGTCACCGCGGTCGTCCGGGTCGGCGACGCCCGCCGCTGCGAGGTCTCCACCGGCGAGCGGGCCGGGCGAGTGGTGCTGCGGGTGGTCAATGACGGGGTGCCGACGGCTGCCCTCGGTGCGGACGTCCTGGACGATCTGGCGGCCCGGGTCCGCGCGGTCGGCGGCCGGCTGACGGCGGGTCTGGAGCCGGACGGCCGGTTCGCCGTGGAGGCAACCGTCGCGGCCACCCCCGCCCCGGCGGCCGCCGCCGACCCGCCCGAGCTGCGCGGTGCCCTCGGCCTGTACCACTTCCTGCTCGCCGCCTTCTGCGTCAAGGCGCTGATGTTCGTCCCGGCGTCGGATCGCGGCCTCGGCGTGGCGTGCGTGCTGGTGTTCAGCGCCGCCCAGGCCCGCTTCGCCTTCCAGGACGCGGCCCTCCTCCGGTCGCCGGTCGGGGCCCGCCTCGCCCTGCTCGCCTCGGCGGTGCTCGCCCTGTTGCCGCTGCCCTGGTTCGGGCGGAACTGGATCGGCGCGGCCGGCATCCTGGCCGGCTCGCTGCTGATCGTGCTGCCGCTGCGGGCGGGCGCGGCCCTGGCCGCCGTGCTGGCGGTGGCAGCCGGCGTGATCAGCGGCCATGGTGCGGGTGCGGTGCTGCTGGCGGCGGTCAACATGCTGATCACCTGCGTGGTCGTCTACGGGGTGCTGCGCCTGGTCCGGCTGGTTCGGGAGCTCCAGCAGGCGGGGGCCGGGCTGGCCCGCGCCGCCGTTGTCACCGAACGCCTGCGCGCGGCCCGCGACTTGCACGACCTGCTCGGCCACGGTCTGGCCGCGATCCTGCTCAAGGCCGAGCTGGCGCGGCGCCTGGCGGACACGGACACCGGCCGCTGCCGGGCCGAGTTGACGGACATCGTGTCCCTGGCCGAGCGCGGGCAGGCCGAGTTGGGGGCGGTGGCCGGCGACAGTCCCCGGCTGTCCTTCGGCACCGAACTGGCCTCGGCGGCGGCGGTTCTGGAGGCGGCCGCCATCACGGTGGAGCTGGAGGACGCGCCGGTGCCGCCCGGGGCGGGGGCCGTGCTGAGCGTGGTCCTGCGCGAGGCCGTGACCAACATCCTGCGGCACAGCTCGGCCCGCCACGCGCGGATCGCCGCCTCGGTGGCCGGCGATCGGGTGCGCCTGGAGGTGGAGAACGACGGCGCCCCGGACGGCGTGACCGCGCCCGGTTCCGGGATCGGCGGGCTGACGGTCCGCGTCACCGAGGCCGGCGGCACCCTGGCGGCCGGCCCGGACGACGGCTGGTACCTGCTGCGCGCCGACCTGCCGCTGAACTGA
- a CDS encoding ABC transporter permease subunit, whose translation MRALRAEWTKFRTVRGWLWGAVAAVLASVLFVLVGTASSNQHQQDAAALPVGPGGEAVNDSCYFVHQTLTGDGTITVPVAALSGTLSDMTAGQDRTVAGVTPWSKAGILVRQSLDQGSSYAAMMVTGEHGVRMQDDFTHDRAGLAGSPSAAEPRWLRLVRSGTTVTGYDSTDGVRWTEVGTAHLPGAAVTVQVGLFVAAPAAVQTSGGGGSSPATATGSFGRVALGGAWSQAGGQWQGTQVGGDAGTSGSYPAGTSGGWTTNGDGFTVTGAGDIAPVVGGPALGPAFTVETFLVGTFAGLIVLTVVAVQFVTAEYRRGLLGTTLAAVPQRGRVLAGKSAVVAAVAFAVGAVASAVSIPLGELRAHAAHFSVLTVPVAVELRAVLGTGLLLAATAVLALALGTVLRRSATAITAVVVTTVLPYLLAFGGMLPTGPAEWLLRFTPAAGFAVQQTLPRYGQVLSVYAPSSGYFPLQPWAGLAVLGAWTALALAAATVLLRRRDA comes from the coding sequence ATGAGGGCCCTGCGCGCCGAGTGGACCAAGTTCCGTACCGTGCGCGGCTGGCTGTGGGGCGCCGTCGCGGCGGTGCTCGCCTCCGTGCTCTTCGTGCTGGTCGGCACGGCCTCCTCGAACCAGCACCAGCAGGACGCGGCAGCGCTCCCCGTCGGCCCCGGCGGTGAAGCGGTCAACGACAGCTGCTACTTCGTGCACCAGACGCTGACCGGGGACGGCACGATCACCGTCCCGGTGGCCGCACTGAGCGGAACCTTGAGCGACATGACGGCCGGTCAGGACCGGACGGTGGCGGGCGTCACCCCGTGGTCCAAGGCCGGGATCCTGGTCAGGCAGAGCCTCGACCAGGGCTCGTCCTACGCGGCGATGATGGTCACCGGGGAGCACGGGGTGCGGATGCAGGACGACTTCACGCACGACCGGGCGGGCCTGGCCGGCAGCCCCTCCGCTGCCGAGCCGCGCTGGTTGCGGCTGGTCCGCTCGGGGACGACCGTCACCGGCTACGACTCCACCGACGGCGTGCGGTGGACCGAGGTCGGCACCGCCCACCTGCCCGGGGCAGCGGTCACCGTGCAGGTGGGGCTGTTCGTCGCCGCCCCGGCAGCGGTGCAGACGAGCGGCGGCGGGGGCAGCAGCCCCGCCACGGCCACCGGAAGCTTCGGCCGGGTGGCGCTCGGCGGCGCCTGGAGCCAGGCGGGCGGACAGTGGCAGGGCACGCAGGTGGGCGGCGACGCCGGTACGTCGGGCAGTTACCCGGCCGGCACCAGCGGCGGCTGGACCACCAACGGCGACGGCTTCACCGTCACCGGCGCGGGCGACATCGCCCCCGTCGTGGGCGGGCCCGCGCTCGGCCCCGCGTTCACGGTCGAGACCTTCCTGGTCGGCACCTTCGCGGGCCTGATCGTACTGACGGTGGTGGCCGTGCAGTTCGTCACCGCCGAGTACCGTCGCGGGCTGCTCGGCACGACTCTCGCGGCGGTGCCGCAGCGCGGCCGGGTGCTGGCGGGGAAGTCCGCGGTGGTCGCGGCGGTCGCCTTCGCGGTCGGCGCGGTGGCATCCGCCGTGAGCATCCCGCTGGGCGAACTGCGGGCGCACGCAGCGCACTTCTCGGTGCTCACCGTGCCCGTGGCGGTCGAGCTGCGCGCGGTCCTCGGCACCGGCCTGCTGCTGGCTGCGACGGCGGTCCTCGCACTGGCCCTCGGCACGGTGCTGCGGCGCAGCGCCACGGCGATCACCGCGGTGGTGGTGACGACGGTGCTGCCCTACCTGCTCGCGTTCGGCGGCATGCTGCCGACCGGCCCGGCCGAGTGGCTGCTCCGGTTCACGCCTGCGGCGGGCTTCGCCGTCCAGCAGACCCTGCCGCGCTACGGCCAGGTGCTCAGCGTCTACGCGCCGTCCTCGGGCTACTTCCCGCTCCAGCCCTGGGCCGGCCTCGCCGTCCTCGGAGCCTGGACGGCGCTCGCCCTCGCGGCGGCGACCGTGCTGCTGCGGCGGAGGGACGCATGA